A genomic region of Friedmanniella luteola contains the following coding sequences:
- a CDS encoding ATP-binding cassette domain-containing protein: MTTTARPTDGPLAEQHVADRHDLIRVHGARENNLKDISLEIPKRRLTVFTGVSGSGKSSLVFSTIAAESQRMINETYSAFVQGFMPSMARPDVDLLDGLTTAIIVDQERMGANPRSTVGTATDASALLRILYSRLGQPHIGSPQAFSFNVASISGAGAVTLEKGGQTVKERREFSITGGMCPRCEGMGKVTDFDLAELYDDSLSLNEGALTVPGYSMDGWFGRIFSGAGFDMDKPIRDFTPAELRDLLHKEPTKIKVEGINLTFEGLIPKLQKTVLAKDREAMQPHIRAFVDRAVTFTACPECGGTRLNAGARSSKIAGLSIADVSAMQINDLAGWVRGLDEPSVAPLLTSLSEILDSFVEIGLGYLSLDRPAGTLSGGESQRTRMIRHLGSALTDVTYVFDEPTIGLHPHDIQRMNDLLLRLRDKGNTVLVVEHKPETIAIADRVVDLGPGAGTAGGTVCFEGTVEGLRSSGTLTGRHLDDRAQLKEAVRQPSGALEIRGARQNNLRGVDVDVPTGVLTVVTGVAGSGKSSLIHGNLARREGVVVVDQGAIKGSRRSNPATYTGLLEPIRKAFAKANGVKPALFSANSEGACPTCNGAGVVYTELGVMETVATTCEECEGKRYQAAVLEYRLGGKDISQVLAMPVSEAEQFFGSGDARTPAAHEILRRMADVGLGYLTLGQPLTTLSGGERQRLKLATQMAGKGSTYVLDEPTTGLHLADVEQLLGLLDRLVDAGRSVVVIEHHQAVMAHADWIIDLGPGAGHDGGLVVFEGTPAALVAARSTLTGEHLAAYVGG, from the coding sequence ATGACCACGACCGCGAGGCCGACGGACGGGCCGCTGGCCGAGCAGCACGTCGCCGACCGCCACGACCTGATCCGCGTGCACGGCGCCCGCGAGAACAACCTCAAGGACATCAGCCTCGAGATCCCGAAGCGGCGGCTGACCGTGTTCACCGGGGTCTCCGGCTCCGGGAAGAGCTCGCTGGTGTTCAGCACGATCGCCGCCGAGTCGCAGCGGATGATCAACGAGACCTACAGCGCCTTCGTGCAGGGCTTCATGCCCTCCATGGCCCGGCCCGACGTCGACCTCCTGGACGGGCTGACCACCGCGATCATCGTCGACCAGGAGCGGATGGGCGCCAACCCCCGCTCGACGGTCGGCACCGCCACCGACGCCAGCGCGCTGCTCCGCATCCTGTACAGCCGGCTGGGTCAGCCGCACATCGGCTCGCCGCAGGCGTTCTCCTTCAACGTCGCCTCGATCAGCGGCGCGGGCGCGGTGACGCTCGAGAAGGGTGGGCAGACGGTCAAGGAACGCCGCGAGTTCAGCATCACCGGTGGCATGTGCCCGCGCTGCGAGGGCATGGGGAAGGTCACCGACTTCGACCTGGCCGAGCTCTACGACGACAGCTTGTCGCTGAACGAGGGCGCACTGACCGTGCCCGGGTACAGCATGGACGGCTGGTTCGGCCGGATCTTCAGCGGTGCGGGCTTCGACATGGACAAGCCCATCCGAGACTTCACGCCGGCCGAGCTGCGCGACCTGCTGCACAAGGAACCGACCAAGATCAAGGTCGAGGGCATCAACCTCACCTTCGAGGGGCTGATCCCCAAGCTGCAGAAGACGGTGCTCGCCAAGGACCGGGAGGCGATGCAGCCCCACATCCGGGCCTTCGTCGACCGCGCCGTCACCTTCACCGCCTGCCCGGAGTGCGGCGGCACCCGGCTCAACGCGGGCGCCCGCTCGTCCAAGATCGCCGGGCTCAGCATCGCCGACGTGTCGGCGATGCAGATCAACGACCTGGCCGGCTGGGTGCGCGGGCTCGACGAGCCGTCGGTGGCCCCGCTGCTCACCTCGCTGAGCGAGATCCTCGACTCCTTCGTCGAGATCGGCCTCGGCTACCTGAGCCTGGACCGGCCGGCGGGGACGCTCTCGGGCGGGGAGTCCCAGCGCACCCGGATGATCCGGCACCTCGGCTCCGCCCTGACCGACGTCACCTACGTCTTCGACGAGCCGACCATCGGCCTCCACCCGCACGACATCCAGCGGATGAACGACCTGCTGCTGCGGCTCCGCGACAAGGGCAACACCGTGCTGGTGGTGGAGCACAAGCCGGAGACGATCGCCATCGCGGACCGGGTCGTCGACCTCGGTCCCGGCGCCGGCACCGCGGGCGGCACCGTCTGCTTCGAGGGCACCGTCGAAGGCCTGCGGAGCAGCGGCACCCTCACCGGCCGTCACCTGGACGACCGGGCCCAGCTCAAGGAGGCGGTGCGGCAGCCCAGCGGCGCCCTGGAGATCCGGGGAGCCCGGCAGAACAACCTGCGCGGGGTGGACGTCGACGTCCCGACCGGCGTGCTCACGGTGGTGACCGGGGTCGCCGGTTCGGGCAAGAGCTCCCTCATCCACGGCAACCTCGCCCGGCGTGAGGGCGTGGTCGTCGTCGACCAGGGCGCCATCAAGGGTTCGCGCCGCTCGAACCCGGCCACCTACACCGGTCTGCTCGAGCCGATCCGCAAGGCGTTCGCCAAGGCCAACGGCGTGAAACCGGCCCTCTTCAGCGCGAACTCCGAGGGCGCCTGCCCCACCTGCAACGGCGCCGGGGTGGTCTACACCGAGCTGGGGGTGATGGAGACGGTCGCCACCACCTGCGAGGAGTGCGAGGGCAAGCGGTACCAGGCGGCGGTGCTGGAGTACAGGTTGGGCGGGAAGGACATCAGCCAGGTCCTCGCGATGCCGGTCAGCGAGGCGGAGCAGTTCTTCGGGTCCGGCGACGCCCGGACCCCGGCGGCGCACGAGATCCTGCGCCGGATGGCTGACGTGGGGCTCGGCTACCTGACCCTCGGCCAGCCGCTGACCACGCTGTCCGGCGGTGAGCGGCAGCGGCTCAAGCTGGCCACCCAGATGGCCGGCAAGGGCAGCACCTACGTCCTGGACGAGCCCACCACCGGCCTCCACCTCGCCGACGTCGAGCAGCTGCTGGGCCTGCTCGACCGGCTGGTCGACGCCGGCCGGTCGGTCGTCGTCATCGAGCACCACCAGGCGGTGATGGCCCACGCCGACTGGATCATCGACCTCGGCCCCGGAGCCGGCCACGACGGCGGCCTCGTCGTCTTCGAGGGCACCCCGGCGGCGCTGGTCGCCGCCCGCTCGACGCTGACCGGTGAGCACCTCGCCGCCTACGTCGGCGGCTGA
- a CDS encoding pyridoxamine 5'-phosphate oxidase — protein sequence MSGGPRTGAERRRDTEHRLDHDVDLWVGSASADGAPYLVPLSFDWDGEAVLLSTPLTSPTGRNLAATGVVRLALGLTRDVTLVDGAVEVLALDALGSDQGDRFAARTGFDPRTSGPTYRWFRVRPRRIQAWREVDELAGRELMRDGRWLV from the coding sequence ATGAGCGGCGGACCCCGCACCGGGGCCGAGCGTCGGCGCGACACCGAGCACCGGCTGGACCACGACGTCGACCTGTGGGTGGGCAGCGCCTCGGCCGACGGCGCGCCGTACCTGGTGCCGCTGTCCTTCGACTGGGACGGCGAGGCCGTCCTGCTCTCGACCCCGCTCACCAGCCCCACCGGCCGCAACCTGGCGGCCACGGGCGTCGTCCGCCTCGCCCTCGGCCTCACCCGCGACGTGACGCTGGTCGACGGCGCGGTGGAGGTGCTGGCCCTGGACGCGCTCGGGTCCGACCAGGGCGACCGGTTCGCGGCCCGCACCGGCTTCGACCCGCGGACGTCGGGGCCCACCTACCGGTGGTTCCGCGTCCGACCCCGCCGGATCCAGGCCTGGCGGGAGGTCGACGAGTTGGCCGGCCGCGAGCTGATGCGTGACGGCCGGTGGCTGGTCTAG
- a CDS encoding YifB family Mg chelatase-like AAA ATPase: protein MQACAWSVALVGLEGRIVEVEADIGAGLPRTVLVGLADTALSEARDRCKAAVGNTGHTWPASLLTINLSPATLPKTGSHYDLAIVAAVLAAAEVIPRHELAGTVLLGELGLDGRVRPVRGILPAVLAAAQAGFTRVVVPVRQAGEAALVDGVDVLGVGSLAQLVALLRGEPVPEAEPVEVLGEAPADPRARPLDLADVVGQVEAKWAVEVAAAGRHHLMFSGPPGVGKTMVAERIPGLLPDLTLPEALEVSAVHSLAGFNLADGLITRPPYSDPHHSASVASIVGGGTRMAKPGAISCAHRGILFLDEAPEFPTRVIDALRTPLESGTVTLGRSEVQARYPARFQLVMASNPCPCGQAATPGAHCSCPPQAVRRYAERISGPIKDRIDISCLFLPLRRAYLAAALQRTESSAVVGERVRQARERQERRLRGTGWQTNGEVSGPFLRRQLPLPEGLQVVENAVSRGRLSPRGVDKVLRVAWAVK, encoded by the coding sequence ATGCAGGCGTGCGCGTGGAGCGTCGCCCTGGTGGGGCTCGAGGGCAGGATCGTGGAGGTGGAGGCCGACATCGGCGCCGGGCTGCCGAGGACGGTGCTGGTGGGTCTGGCCGACACCGCCCTGTCCGAGGCCCGTGACCGGTGCAAGGCGGCGGTCGGCAACACCGGGCACACCTGGCCGGCGTCGTTGCTGACCATCAACCTGAGCCCCGCGACGCTTCCCAAGACGGGCAGCCACTACGACCTGGCCATCGTCGCGGCGGTGCTGGCCGCGGCCGAGGTGATCCCGCGGCACGAGCTCGCGGGCACGGTCCTGCTGGGCGAGCTGGGCCTCGACGGCCGGGTACGACCGGTGCGGGGGATCCTCCCGGCGGTGCTGGCGGCCGCCCAGGCCGGCTTCACCCGGGTGGTCGTGCCCGTGCGGCAGGCCGGGGAGGCGGCGCTGGTCGACGGGGTGGACGTGCTGGGCGTCGGGTCGCTCGCCCAGCTGGTCGCGCTGCTGCGCGGCGAGCCCGTGCCCGAGGCCGAACCGGTCGAGGTGCTGGGCGAGGCACCGGCCGACCCGCGGGCGCGGCCGCTGGACCTCGCCGACGTGGTCGGGCAGGTCGAGGCGAAGTGGGCGGTCGAGGTGGCGGCCGCCGGGCGCCACCACCTGATGTTCTCGGGGCCGCCCGGGGTGGGCAAGACGATGGTCGCGGAGCGGATCCCGGGTCTGCTGCCCGACCTGACGCTGCCCGAGGCGCTGGAGGTGTCCGCCGTGCACTCGCTGGCCGGGTTCAACCTGGCCGACGGCCTGATCACCCGGCCGCCCTACAGCGACCCGCACCACTCCGCGTCGGTCGCCAGCATCGTCGGCGGCGGGACGCGGATGGCCAAGCCGGGCGCCATCTCCTGCGCCCACCGCGGCATCTTGTTCCTCGACGAGGCGCCGGAGTTCCCGACGCGGGTGATCGACGCCCTCCGGACGCCCCTGGAGTCGGGGACGGTGACGCTCGGCCGCAGCGAGGTGCAGGCCCGCTACCCGGCCCGGTTCCAGCTGGTGATGGCGTCGAACCCCTGCCCGTGCGGGCAGGCGGCGACCCCGGGGGCGCACTGCTCGTGCCCCCCGCAGGCGGTGCGGCGCTACGCCGAGCGGATCTCCGGGCCGATCAAGGACCGGATCGACATCTCGTGCCTGTTCCTGCCCCTCCGCAGGGCCTACCTGGCGGCAGCACTGCAGCGGACCGAGTCCTCGGCGGTGGTCGGCGAGCGGGTCCGGCAGGCGCGGGAGCGGCAGGAGCGGCGGCTGCGGGGGACGGGCTGGCAGACCAACGGTGAGGTGTCGGGGCCGTTCCTGCGGCGGCAGCTGCCGCTGCCGGAGGGCCTGCAGGTGGTCGAGAACGCGGTGAGCCGGGGGCGGCTGAGCCCGCGGGGCGTGGACAAGGTGCTGCGGGTAGCGTGGGCTGTAAAGTAG
- a CDS encoding recombinase family protein — MQSIIYARISKDRDGEGLGVARQEADARALAQQRGWEVLDTVVDNDTSAAGRRPRAGFELVLEAIESGRAQVVIAWALDRLTRNRRDTVRLIEACQRHGATIALVRGSDLDMATPAGRLTADLLAAVARSEIEVKSDRQARAALQAAEQGRWVGGRRPFGYEADGMTVREAEAKCVRDAYTSLLDGISLRQIAYRWNEAGMLPPQGSRDGSTSRWTGSVVSRCLRKPRYAGLSSRRGEVLGVAQWPALVDADTWHAAQAMMRNPSRTPTRGDQRMLSGLALCGTCGATVHAGGGATGRGVYRCSVGSHVVRRRAPIDELISAVVVERLGRPDAGRIFAARAAGVGAAELLREAEELRQRLDGLSEGYADGALTLSQLRKGTDRLRGRLEEVEKRIAATGSGPSADLRNLLTATEVGEVWDSLDVAGRRSVIEQLMTITLYPPGRGVTVLRPEHVRIDWRTS, encoded by the coding sequence GTGCAGAGCATCATCTACGCCCGAATCAGCAAGGACCGCGACGGCGAAGGTCTTGGGGTCGCTCGGCAAGAAGCGGACGCTCGGGCCCTTGCCCAGCAGCGCGGATGGGAGGTGCTGGACACTGTCGTGGACAACGACACCTCTGCCGCTGGCCGCCGGCCGCGCGCCGGGTTCGAGTTGGTACTGGAAGCGATCGAGTCGGGCAGAGCTCAGGTTGTGATCGCCTGGGCCCTTGACCGGCTTACGAGGAACCGTCGAGACACGGTGCGTCTCATCGAGGCTTGTCAGCGCCACGGAGCGACGATCGCCCTCGTCCGGGGTTCGGATCTGGACATGGCAACGCCGGCAGGGCGCTTGACGGCTGACTTGCTTGCCGCTGTGGCCCGTTCGGAGATCGAGGTGAAGTCTGATCGACAGGCCCGAGCCGCACTCCAGGCCGCCGAGCAGGGCCGGTGGGTTGGTGGCCGCCGGCCCTTCGGCTACGAGGCGGACGGCATGACCGTCCGCGAAGCTGAGGCGAAGTGCGTCCGAGACGCCTACACAAGCCTCCTCGATGGAATCAGCCTTCGCCAGATCGCTTACCGGTGGAACGAGGCTGGCATGTTGCCGCCGCAGGGCTCCCGCGATGGCAGCACATCGCGCTGGACAGGATCGGTCGTGTCGCGCTGCCTCAGGAAGCCGCGCTACGCCGGGCTCTCATCGCGGCGCGGCGAGGTGCTGGGCGTGGCTCAGTGGCCCGCCCTGGTCGACGCAGACACCTGGCACGCCGCCCAGGCAATGATGCGGAACCCGAGTCGCACGCCCACGCGAGGTGATCAGCGGATGCTCAGTGGACTTGCCCTGTGCGGCACTTGCGGAGCGACCGTGCACGCTGGCGGCGGCGCCACGGGGCGCGGCGTGTACCGGTGCAGCGTGGGCTCGCACGTCGTGCGGCGGCGAGCACCGATCGACGAGCTGATCAGCGCTGTGGTGGTTGAGCGCTTGGGCCGCCCAGACGCTGGCAGGATCTTCGCGGCCCGTGCGGCGGGCGTCGGCGCCGCGGAGCTGCTACGGGAGGCCGAGGAGCTTCGGCAGCGCCTTGACGGGCTCAGCGAGGGCTACGCAGACGGCGCGCTCACCTTGAGTCAGCTGCGGAAGGGCACCGACCGTCTTCGTGGCCGCCTGGAGGAGGTTGAAAAGCGGATCGCGGCGACTGGGAGCGGCCCGAGCGCCGATCTTCGGAACCTCCTCACCGCGACCGAGGTGGGCGAGGTGTGGGACTCGCTCGACGTCGCCGGGAGGCGATCGGTGATCGAACAGCTGATGACGATCACGCTGTACCCGCCAGGCCGCGGTGTCACTGTCTTGCGGCCGGAGCATGTACGGATCGACTGGAGAACGTCCTGA
- a CDS encoding zinc finger domain-containing protein, translating into MASAWHGKECTPRCEELAVQVTLTGPRAVPCPYCSATPGRGCKIVGPAPVPLVRFGQYHPSRLESAA; encoded by the coding sequence ATGGCCAGCGCGTGGCACGGCAAGGAATGCACACCGCGTTGCGAAGAACTTGCCGTCCAAGTGACTCTGACCGGTCCGCGGGCTGTCCCGTGCCCGTACTGCTCCGCAACGCCTGGTCGGGGATGCAAGATCGTCGGGCCCGCCCCGGTTCCCCTGGTGCGCTTCGGGCAGTATCACCCCTCACGCCTTGAGTCAGCCGCGTGA
- a CDS encoding WhiB family transcriptional regulator encodes MDALEKLTRALVQLASRGDRPRCGDPVTRDYWTSDNNQERKHAAAWCAGCPVLNLCSAAADETSERFGVWAGVDRTPRPRPESRKASA; translated from the coding sequence ATGGACGCCCTCGAAAAGCTGACCCGCGCTCTTGTCCAGCTCGCAAGCAGAGGGGATCGGCCGCGGTGCGGGGACCCGGTGACCCGCGACTACTGGACCTCCGACAACAACCAGGAGCGCAAGCACGCCGCCGCTTGGTGTGCGGGCTGCCCCGTGTTGAACCTGTGTTCAGCAGCCGCCGACGAGACCTCAGAGCGCTTCGGAGTTTGGGCCGGCGTCGATCGGACTCCGCGGCCGCGACCCGAGAGTCGGAAGGCATCAGCGTGA
- a CDS encoding protein-tyrosine phosphatase family protein, which produces MTPDVTAYRIEGNLPAGYTPTGRFSVPLMSHVADGLWIGGFVAGAKLPEDFDLVISFHRQRQYVLGASTELVEMPAEDSLSQDPQVFRDAAALVAQRVAQGQKVLVHCHAGLNRSGLTAALALVELGHTAPAALQLLREKRSPYVLCNPAFKAALLLGDRAPEPKAPAAKRPDTAGDPSNADLLDFAFAVRQADAPLRESKTERAGQVDLWRLYWLHRGRLASPFVGALEPLPTHAQAGCSYDRMPGRGGTLAVHPDADIPALNCQCGWRGADNVEALAAAGEHMRTSPHAFLPIVNHIQDNFDSVDDFNDRRDALLAGGERHGYHILPVPALVRVTAHDAIRDDRISRRTAFLATPAGQRVTAHFRALGTAPAELFNGVPEGPGMWRARSLTITGPVITGPTEYALPNPRDLARHYGVKYVDVSASLKGANFSDALAIAAAGALPAVAMNPRSPHHHLTKNAARPGARPP; this is translated from the coding sequence GTGACCCCGGATGTCACCGCCTACCGCATCGAGGGCAACCTCCCGGCTGGCTACACCCCGACCGGCCGCTTCTCGGTCCCTCTGATGAGTCACGTGGCCGACGGCCTCTGGATCGGCGGGTTCGTCGCCGGAGCCAAGCTGCCCGAGGACTTCGACCTCGTCATCTCGTTCCACCGGCAGCGGCAGTACGTCCTGGGCGCCAGCACGGAACTGGTCGAGATGCCGGCCGAAGACTCGCTGTCACAAGACCCGCAGGTCTTCCGAGACGCCGCCGCCCTCGTGGCGCAACGTGTCGCCCAAGGCCAGAAGGTGCTCGTCCACTGCCACGCCGGTCTCAACCGGTCCGGGCTCACTGCAGCACTCGCCCTGGTCGAGCTCGGCCACACCGCGCCGGCCGCCCTCCAGCTGCTGCGCGAGAAGCGGAGCCCCTACGTCCTTTGCAATCCGGCTTTCAAGGCGGCACTCCTCCTCGGTGACCGTGCCCCCGAGCCGAAGGCGCCGGCAGCCAAGCGGCCAGACACCGCCGGCGATCCATCGAACGCTGACCTGCTCGACTTCGCTTTCGCCGTGCGTCAAGCAGATGCCCCGCTGCGGGAGTCCAAGACTGAGCGCGCCGGGCAGGTCGATCTGTGGCGTCTCTACTGGCTCCATCGCGGACGCCTCGCCTCCCCCTTCGTCGGAGCCCTCGAGCCCCTCCCAACGCACGCGCAGGCCGGCTGCAGCTATGACCGGATGCCCGGACGAGGAGGAACCCTGGCGGTGCACCCAGACGCCGACATCCCCGCGCTGAACTGCCAGTGCGGCTGGCGCGGAGCGGACAACGTCGAGGCGCTCGCAGCTGCAGGCGAACACATGCGCACCTCCCCGCACGCCTTCCTGCCGATCGTCAACCACATCCAGGACAACTTCGACAGCGTCGACGACTTCAACGACCGCCGAGACGCGCTGTTGGCTGGCGGCGAGCGGCACGGCTACCACATCCTCCCGGTGCCAGCGCTCGTCCGAGTCACCGCACACGACGCCATCCGCGACGACAGAATCAGCCGCCGCACAGCCTTCCTCGCCACGCCAGCCGGACAGAGAGTCACCGCCCACTTCCGAGCCCTCGGCACCGCACCAGCCGAGCTGTTCAACGGCGTTCCGGAGGGGCCCGGCATGTGGCGCGCACGCTCGCTCACCATCACCGGCCCGGTCATCACCGGCCCCACCGAGTACGCACTCCCGAACCCGCGAGACCTGGCCCGTCACTACGGGGTGAAGTACGTCGACGTCTCGGCCAGCCTTAAAGGCGCCAACTTCAGCGACGCTCTCGCGATTGCCGCCGCCGGCGCACTTCCGGCGGTCGCGATGAACCCGCGCTCCCCACACCACCACCTCACGAAGAACGCAGCGCGACCCGGGGCCCGACCCCCTTGA
- a CDS encoding type II toxin-antitoxin system HicA family toxin, which translates to MVSEQPTRTVLKLLRSEGFEPQRTVGSHTWWTKGNVGVPVPDGHRTISPGVYRKILKAIEEAK; encoded by the coding sequence ATGGTCAGTGAGCAGCCCACCCGGACGGTCCTCAAGTTGCTCCGCAGCGAGGGCTTCGAGCCGCAGCGCACGGTGGGCAGCCACACGTGGTGGACCAAGGGCAACGTCGGGGTGCCGGTGCCGGACGGGCACCGGACCATCTCGCCGGGTGTCTACCGCAAGATCCTGAAGGCGATCGAGGAGGCGAAGTGA
- a CDS encoding helix-turn-helix domain-containing protein codes for MARQTTVRSKSRCAGGPGAVRASWRSCWTALRCPASPSGEAVAVPAEQWFTTEDVAQSWQVPPRFVRTLIRRGELRAVNFGSSRKPRYRVSRRDVEEFEQSRLTWSEPVGTPLRGSAVQRPSKRLVSEPGAYPEISHVVWRLRDDGTRMLDQPPLIRHDLDCLHFKRWDRQTTHQFEAATEDQLRMLPACGSCMRQRRKSAPGAGRPPRRVTG; via the coding sequence ATGGCGAGGCAGACGACAGTCCGATCGAAGAGCCGCTGCGCCGGTGGGCCAGGCGCAGTGCGCGCCAGCTGGAGAAGCTGCTGGACGGCTTTGAGGTGCCCAGCGAGCCCGAGCGGTGAGGCGGTAGCGGTGCCGGCGGAGCAGTGGTTCACAACTGAGGACGTCGCTCAGTCCTGGCAAGTTCCGCCGAGGTTCGTGCGGACGCTCATCAGGCGCGGCGAGCTCAGGGCGGTGAACTTCGGCAGCAGTCGCAAGCCCCGGTACCGCGTCTCGCGACGAGACGTGGAGGAGTTTGAGCAGTCCCGACTCACCTGGTCTGAGCCGGTCGGCACTCCGCTACGGGGTAGTGCAGTGCAACGCCCATCGAAGCGCCTCGTCTCCGAGCCTGGCGCATATCCGGAGATCTCCCACGTGGTCTGGCGCCTGCGCGACGACGGGACCAGAATGCTCGACCAGCCCCCGCTGATTCGTCATGATCTCGACTGCCTGCACTTCAAGCGGTGGGATCGGCAGACGACCCACCAGTTTGAGGCAGCCACGGAGGACCAGCTGCGGATGCTCCCCGCGTGCGGATCGTGCATGCGACAGCGCAGAAAGAGCGCTCCCGGCGCTGGCCGGCCACCACGAAGGGTGACCGGCTAA
- the dprA gene encoding DNA-processing protein DprA, with the protein MWSEKRARMALSCAVDGGEPEAARLLARVGAQGAWAKIAEGALGEPLARRAAATDVDVVERLGARVGARFVVPGEEEWVPGLDDLAHVDPIQRRGGVPFGLWLRGPGHLPALAARSVAVVGSRAATAYGSGIATDLAAELAEHGVTVVSGMAFGIDAAAHRGALAADGPTVAVVANGVDVVYPPGNTALFEAVAKEHLVASELPPGAHPTRVRFLARNRLIAALAGGTVVVEAALRSGARNTAGWALECGRPLMAVPGPVHSRASTAPHLMIRNGQATLVTCAAEVLELVTGLGEHPVSPGVTPQRATDALTEDQLAVFEATPARRRVSSGEIALAAGVPVPSCLAALHVLEGLGLVEAGDQGWRAVPHRAMLPAPA; encoded by the coding sequence ATGTGGTCGGAGAAGCGGGCGCGGATGGCGCTCTCGTGCGCCGTGGACGGCGGCGAGCCGGAGGCGGCCCGGCTGCTGGCCCGGGTCGGGGCCCAGGGCGCCTGGGCGAAGATCGCCGAGGGCGCGCTGGGCGAGCCGCTGGCCCGCCGGGCCGCCGCGACGGACGTCGACGTGGTCGAGCGGCTGGGCGCCCGGGTGGGAGCACGGTTCGTCGTCCCGGGGGAGGAGGAGTGGGTCCCGGGGCTGGACGACCTGGCGCACGTCGACCCGATCCAGCGACGGGGCGGGGTGCCGTTCGGGCTGTGGCTCCGCGGGCCGGGTCACCTGCCCGCGCTGGCGGCCCGCTCGGTGGCGGTGGTCGGCTCGCGGGCGGCGACGGCCTACGGCTCGGGGATCGCGACCGACCTGGCGGCCGAGCTGGCCGAGCACGGCGTGACGGTGGTGTCGGGGATGGCGTTCGGGATCGACGCCGCCGCCCACCGCGGGGCCCTGGCGGCGGACGGCCCGACGGTGGCGGTGGTCGCCAACGGTGTCGACGTCGTCTACCCGCCCGGGAACACCGCGCTGTTCGAGGCGGTCGCGAAGGAGCACCTCGTGGCGTCGGAGCTGCCCCCGGGTGCCCACCCGACCCGGGTCCGCTTCCTCGCCCGGAACCGGCTCATCGCCGCGCTCGCGGGCGGCACCGTCGTCGTGGAGGCGGCGTTGCGCTCTGGGGCCCGGAACACGGCCGGCTGGGCGCTGGAGTGCGGTCGTCCGCTGATGGCGGTGCCCGGGCCGGTCCACTCCCGGGCCTCGACGGCACCGCACCTGATGATCCGCAACGGCCAGGCGACCCTGGTCACCTGCGCCGCGGAGGTGCTGGAGCTGGTCACCGGGCTCGGGGAGCACCCGGTCTCGCCCGGGGTGACGCCGCAACGGGCGACCGATGCGCTGACCGAGGATCAGCTGGCGGTCTTCGAGGCCACCCCGGCCCGGCGCCGGGTGTCGTCCGGTGAGATCGCGCTGGCCGCGGGCGTCCCCGTGCCGTCCTGCCTCGCCGCGCTGCACGTGCTCGAGGGCCTCGGCCTGGTCGAGGCGGGCGACCAGGGCTGGCGGGCCGTCCCGCACCGGGCGATGCTGCCGGCACCGGCGTGA